A segment of the Streptomyces sp. NBC_00597 genome:
CCGCGGGCGCGGGGAGCAGCCGGTGACGAGGGTTGCGACACGGTTGTGGCCGGGTTCATCCCCGCAGGCACGGGGAGCAGGCCTCATACAGGGCCACCCTGGACGCGATGTTGGGTTCATCCCCGCGGGTGTGGGGAGGAGCAGAGGTGCCCCTCTCGCTCCACGTACAGGAACGTGGGTTCATCCCTGCGGGTGCGGGGAGCAGTCCCAAATGGGCCATGCCTCGATGTCACCCGGGGGTTCATCCCCGCGGGCGCGGGGAGCAGACTTGCTGAGCAGCCAGTTTAGGCGCGCCAGGCCGCCTTCTGGAGCACTTTCACCGATCGCGACCTTCAAGTCAACCGTCGCATATCCAGCTCTCCATCAGCCTGCGGGAGACATGCCAGCGCGTCGGCCAGCTGCCGAACAGACACGGCACCGACTTCCGGGAGGCCCGCCTCCGACCATGCCCGCTGAGCGACGGCCGTGTCGCCCTCGGCAGCCGCAAGGACGTTCTGCTTCGCGCTGTTCTCGTGGACCGGGTCGGTATCGAGGCCGAAGTCGGCCAGATGGACCACAATGCGCACCTCGAGTTTCGGATTCGATGCCATCCGCTCATTGAGGCGGTACACCCGCACCCGGTGGCCGATCAGAGCCCGAGCCCGCTCGATCATCGCGTGGGCCGGGTGCGGTCCCACGCAGCAATTACCCCCCACCCGCTTCGTGGCAGAACAACCACCCATAATGCGTTCGACAGCACCGTTGGGCCATGGACCTACACAGTTCGCGTGCCGCTTGAGTTCGGAACGTGCTCCACACAGTTCGGCGAGTCTTACACCTGCTCCTGCACCATCAGGGCGTCCTCGGCTCGGAGCCCACCCGCTCCGGACCCGACGAGGCAGACCTTCCCGTGGTGCATTTCGTCCAGCACCTGCCGAGCCTGCCCGTACCACTCGATCTCCGTCAGCTCCACGGTGTCATCCGACGGGAACGGCATCCGATAGACCGTCCCGACGCTCGCCGGCCCGTGGAGGCTCCGGACCACGCACTCAGCCCGCGAGCCGTCCACGGTCTCGACCGAGATGATGAGGAGCCGGTGGGCATCAGCCGCCATATTCATGAGCCCTTCGAACGAATTCTGATATCTGTTCCGGCGTCAGTTTAGGGACATCGTATTCCAAGAGGGGGTCGATGTCTGACTGCCCGACCCGGCCGGGGACATGGATTCCCATGTCCCCCAAAATGTCACGGGCAACAGCGGAGGGGATCTGCGCCGTCGCGCGAGCCGTGAGCTCCGCAGGACTCAGGCCCACGGGTACTTCCGCCTCCCGCCTGATATAGCCGTGGTAGGTCTCCACCCCGTCGAGTGAGCTGCGCGGGATGACTTGGACGACCGCGTCTCCGAACTCCTGTGCGCGGGTGGCGAACACCGTCGCCACACCGGGATCGGTTGAAGTCGGGGTGATAGTCAGATCTTGGACGCCCGGGCTTCCCTCAAAGCCGTGGGTGGTGCCCCGGAACAGGTGCTCGTCTTCAGGGCAGGGTGTCAGCCCCAACGGATCGGCCCATGTGTGCGGGTTGTGTACGTAGGCCACGGGGTTGGCTGCCGGAGCCAGGCCCAGGGGATCGGGCGAGAGATACCGGGCTGTCTCCGGGTCGTATGTCCGGAAGACATTGTGGTGAAGGCCGGATTCAGGATCGAAGTACTGACCAGGGAAACGAAGCGGGGTGTATGCCGTCGCGTCCCGGTTCCATGTGGTCTTGCCCCATACCGTGGCCTGGGTGCGCCAGGCCGTCTCACCGCCTTCGTCGATCAGTTCGATCGGCGTGCCCACCAGGTCCGTGACGATCGAGAAGAACCGGCTGTCGATCTCGGACTGTGAGGAGTCCGAGTGGATGCGTTCCGTCTGGGTCAGAGGATGTGCGCCCTCATGGGTCCAGGTCAACGTCACCGGGTGCGGCAGGTCCGACGAGACCGTGGTCTGTTCACACAGGACGGGGCCGTCCCAGGCGAACAAGGTCTCCTCCATCACCTCGCCCGATGCGGTGAGGCGTTGCTTGGAGGTGCGTCGGCCCAGCGGGTCGTAGCGGTAGCGCCAGGTTGTGCCGTCCGGCGTGATCAGCGAGGTCAGCCGGTCCTCGGCATCCCACGTGTACCGCCACGTGTCGGGCTTGCACGACAGACGGGACTTCTGCCGGAGAGTGACCCGGCCCGCCTCGTCGTACTCATAGCGGACCGAGCCGGCACGCCGAATCCGCGTGCCTTCGTACTCCCGCTCCCCCTGGGCCTGGCCTCCAGGGTGGGAGAGCGGCCATGAAGCCGAGGTCTGATTGCCGACTTCGTCGTAGGCGTACCGCTCGGACCAGCCATCAGCATCCACCGATGTGACACGGGATGCTGCGTCAAGGGTGATGGTGCGGGTTCCGGTCAGGCTGTCGTCGATCCCGATCAGAGCGCCGTCCCCACGGTATGAGTATCCGCGGCGCCGCAGGGTCCGACCGTCGTGGCCGATCACCTGCTGACCGGTGAGACGGCCACCTTCATCGAACGTATGGGAGAGGTCCGCACCACCGCCCAGGGAACGCGACAGGATGCGGCCAGCGGCGTCCCGTCGGAAGGTCACCGTTCGCCCCGCGGTCGTAAGGGCGGTCCTGCGGCCGGCCGCATCGTGCGTCCACTCGGCCCGCTCGCCCGTGGGAGTGGTCCGCCCGGTACGGCGACCCAACTGGTCATAAGTGAAGGTCAGCGTGCGCCCGTCGACTGTCTCGGAACACAGCCGTCCGGCACGGTCCCTCAGCCGGGTGACCTCTGAGTCCGGACCAGTGATCCGGACCGGCTTGCCCGACACGTCGTACTCGTAGGTCGTCACGGCGCCGGCAGCATCCTTGCGAACGACCCGGCCCAGCTCGTTGTACGTATAGACGATCTGCTCGCCCGTGGCAGTCGTACGGGTAGTAAGACGGCCCGCCGCGTCATACGTGTAGCCAGTGGTCCGCGCGTCGAAGTCCGTCTCGCCTATCACGCGCCCGGCCTGGTCGTACATGTACGACCAGGTCAGACCCTGCGGATTGGTCACCCCGGTGAGCCGCAGTTCGGCATCGTGGACGAAGGTGTAGCGCGCCCCGTCCGGGCCGGTGCGGGCGGTGAGCAGGTCGAAGTCGCCGTATTCGGATTCGGTGGTGCCACCGGCCGCATCGGTGAACTGGACGCAGTTGCCCTCGCCGTCGTACGTCCAGGTCTCCGAGCCGCCGGCCGGGGTCGTGCGGCGCAGCAGCCGGCCCTCCACGCTCCACTCCATGCGCACGGTGTGGCCGAGGGGATCCGTCACCGCACTTGGGCGGCCAAAGGCGTCGTACTCATAGCGGGTGACGTTGCCCAGCTGGTCGACGGACTCGACGAGAAGTCCCGCGGCATTGCAACGGACCGCCGTCGTGTTCCCCTGCGCGTCGGTCACCGATGAGAGGTGGCCACGCGCGTCGTAGGCGAAGCGGGAGATCCCTCCCGATGCGCCGGTGACCGAAGTGCGGTTTCCCCGCTCGTCGAAACTCTGCCGGACCACGCTGCCGTCTGCATTGACGATCCGCACCGGTCGGCCGAGCTCGTTGTACTGTGCCGTCGACTCACGGCCGTCCGGACCCACCACTGACGTGACCCGGCCCGCCTCGTCGTACGCGAGGGTGGTCCGGTGACCCATCTGGTCAGTGCGGGACAGCAAGCGGTTGAAACGGTCCCGTTCAGTGCGGATCACCGCACCGGTGGCGTCGGTTTCGGCGACGACCTGCGCTTGCTCGTTCGATTCGTACCTGCGCAGGTGACCCAGTGCGTTCACCGCGCGCGTGACACCCGGCTCATACGCGTAGCGCATGCTGAGATGGCCGTTGGTGCCCGACTGTTCGATACAGCGGTCGCGCTCGTCGTAGGTGTAGTCGAAGCGGCGGCCGTTGGTGTCGGTCCAGGAGGTGATGCGGCCGTGATCGTCGTAGGCGAAACGCAGCGGCTTCGCAGAGGAATTGACCACCTCGCTGAGGTGGCCGCTCTCATAGCCGTAGTCGAGGACCTTGGTGCCGTCTGCCAGGGAGAGTGAGGTGATCCGGCCCTGAGCAGTGGTGACGCGCACCTGATATCCGCCGCTGTGGCTGATCGCCACCGGCATGCCCTCGGAGTCGTATTCGTAGATGATCCAGGCACCGTTACGGTCGTCAAGCTGTGCCAGCGCACCCTCTTCCGTGTAGCGCCACACCCGGCCCGTCTCAGGATCGGTGACCGTGAACTCGCCCTCGGGCGTGCGGGCCAGTGGCCAGCGACGCCCGTGGCTGGGAAGCACGGCAATGCCCGGTGCCGGGTGCGGGTACTGGAGCAGACTGCCGTCCTCGCCTATTCGGACGACACCTTCGGCATCGATCTCCAGCCTCTGGTCGAAGGTACTGGCCCACGAAGGACCGAACCAGCGGCCGGACCGGTATGAGGACTCGAAGGTCCGGGTGAGGACCAAGGGGAGCGAACCGGGCAACAGGAGGTCAGTCTGCGGAAGGACCATACGGCCGGTTGCCACGTCGACCGGATCGTCGATACACACCTTGTCGCTCGGGGCACGCGCCGGGGCCTCGGGGCCCTCCCGTTCCAGGCCCCGTCGGGCCGGCCCCTTCAGGTCGTCCAGATGCGAGGCGGCCGAGCCGACCTTCTTCAGGGAGCCGAGCCCCTTGGAGCCGATCAACTCCGGGATCATCTTGCCGATGCCCTCGGAGGGGTCCTTCATGAACTCGTCGAGCATCTGCTTGCCCGCGCCCCACGGGTCGTTGGCCATGGTGACCAGGCCCGCGGCCGTCGAGTTCAGGTGACTCATGTACTCGGCCGGGTGAGTGATGTTGTAGGGGTCCATCGGGTTGAGTGCGCGGGCGAAGTTGAGAGTGCCGGCCGTACCCTTGATGACGCCGCCGACGAGGTGGGTCGAGGCGAGGTCGAGGTAGTCCAGGCCGTCGCTGAGCTGCTCCGCGTACGAGGGCTTCTTCGGAGCCTTGTCGCGGGCCGCGCGGACCGCCGTACGGGTCGTCTCGGCGACCTCGTTGCGCTGTTTGCGCGCGCTGTCGAGCTTGTCCTGGGCGGCGGTGGCGAGCGCTTCACCGGGGTCGACGAAGTCTTTGGCATCGACTGGCCGGGGCGGCAAGGGGTCCTGCTTGGCCTCCACCGCGTCCTTGTAGGCGGTGACCTTCTTGTTGTGGGCGCTGCGGGCATCGGTGGAGACCTTCTGGGCGTGTTCGTACTCCGCCAGGGCCTCCTTGGCCTGGCCCTGCGCCCATTCAACGGTCTCGGCGAAGCGGCCCATCGCGTCGGCGGCCTTGCCAAA
Coding sequences within it:
- a CDS encoding putative T7SS-secreted protein, which encodes MGLGDFIPDSIEDKVEHAVEKVGDAIEWAGDKTADLAEEVGLDDAGDWIRDKSRSAANQLGADVSELELGQTDDPKKLVYGSVSKIRAQVSHLNDFKASFEQVGNGLKGIGEPDGLKGKAAEAFQKAVAKEPPRWFEAAAAFGKAADAMGRFAETVEWAQGQAKEALAEYEHAQKVSTDARSAHNKKVTAYKDAVEAKQDPLPPRPVDAKDFVDPGEALATAAQDKLDSARKQRNEVAETTRTAVRAARDKAPKKPSYAEQLSDGLDYLDLASTHLVGGVIKGTAGTLNFARALNPMDPYNITHPAEYMSHLNSTAAGLVTMANDPWGAGKQMLDEFMKDPSEGIGKMIPELIGSKGLGSLKKVGSAASHLDDLKGPARRGLEREGPEAPARAPSDKVCIDDPVDVATGRMVLPQTDLLLPGSLPLVLTRTFESSYRSGRWFGPSWASTFDQRLEIDAEGVVRIGEDGSLLQYPHPAPGIAVLPSHGRRWPLARTPEGEFTVTDPETGRVWRYTEEGALAQLDDRNGAWIIYEYDSEGMPVAISHSGGYQVRVTTAQGRITSLSLADGTKVLDYGYESGHLSEVVNSSAKPLRFAYDDHGRITSWTDTNGRRFDYTYDERDRCIEQSGTNGHLSMRYAYEPGVTRAVNALGHLRRYESNEQAQVVAETDATGAVIRTERDRFNRLLSRTDQMGHRTTLAYDEAGRVTSVVGPDGRESTAQYNELGRPVRIVNADGSVVRQSFDERGNRTSVTGASGGISRFAYDARGHLSSVTDAQGNTTAVRCNAAGLLVESVDQLGNVTRYEYDAFGRPSAVTDPLGHTVRMEWSVEGRLLRRTTPAGGSETWTYDGEGNCVQFTDAAGGTTESEYGDFDLLTARTGPDGARYTFVHDAELRLTGVTNPQGLTWSYMYDQAGRVIGETDFDARTTGYTYDAAGRLTTRTTATGEQIVYTYNELGRVVRKDAAGAVTTYEYDVSGKPVRITGPDSEVTRLRDRAGRLCSETVDGRTLTFTYDQLGRRTGRTTPTGERAEWTHDAAGRRTALTTAGRTVTFRRDAAGRILSRSLGGGADLSHTFDEGGRLTGQQVIGHDGRTLRRRGYSYRGDGALIGIDDSLTGTRTITLDAASRVTSVDADGWSERYAYDEVGNQTSASWPLSHPGGQAQGEREYEGTRIRRAGSVRYEYDEAGRVTLRQKSRLSCKPDTWRYTWDAEDRLTSLITPDGTTWRYRYDPLGRRTSKQRLTASGEVMEETLFAWDGPVLCEQTTVSSDLPHPVTLTWTHEGAHPLTQTERIHSDSSQSEIDSRFFSIVTDLVGTPIELIDEGGETAWRTQATVWGKTTWNRDATAYTPLRFPGQYFDPESGLHHNVFRTYDPETARYLSPDPLGLAPAANPVAYVHNPHTWADPLGLTPCPEDEHLFRGTTHGFEGSPGVQDLTITPTSTDPGVATVFATRAQEFGDAVVQVIPRSSLDGVETYHGYIRREAEVPVGLSPAELTARATAQIPSAVARDILGDMGIHVPGRVGQSDIDPLLEYDVPKLTPEQISEFVRRAHEYGG